From Chionomys nivalis chromosome 21, mChiNiv1.1, whole genome shotgun sequence, a single genomic window includes:
- the LOC130863297 gene encoding thyrotropin-releasing hormone receptor-like: MDGPSNISLVHGDTTLGLPEYKVVSVFLVLLVCITGIVGNAMVVLVVLTSQDMHTPTNCYLVSLALADLIVLVAAGLPNVSDSLVGHWIYGHAGCLGITYFQYLGINVSSCSILAFTVERYIAICHPMKAQTVCTVARAKRIITGIWGVTSLYCLLWFFLVDLNVHDNQRLECGYKVSRDLYLPIYLLDFTVFFIAPLLVTMVLYGLIGRILFQSSLSQEAWQKARQPTGQGEGAPGSCRSRSKGSMSSRKQATRMLAVVVLLFALLWTPYRTLVLLNSFLAQPFLDPWVLLFCRTCVYTNSAINPVIYSLMSQKFRAAFLKLCWCKAAGPQKRAACVTASSFSAVQETPGGTEKMQLGSNEASGPTAAGSLHCQQEPHFSVL; this comes from the exons ATGGATGGCCCCAGCAATATCTCACTGGTCCATGGTGATACCACGCTGGGCCTGCCAGAGTACAAGGTGGTCTCAGTCTTCCTAGTGCTCCTGGTGTGCATCACTGGCATCGTGGGCAACGCCATGGTGGTCCTGGTGGTGCTGACCTCACAAGACATGCACACGCCCACCAACTGCTACCTGGTCAGCTTAGCTCTAGCTGACCTGATAGTGCTGGTGGCCGCAGGGCTGCCCAATGTCTCTGACAGCTTGGTGGGGCACTGGATCTATGGACATGCTGGCTGCTTGGGTATCACCTACTTCCAGTATCTAGGCATCAATGTCTCCTCCTGCTCCATCCTGGCATTTACTGTGGAGAG GTACATCGCCATTTGCCACCCAATGAAAGCACAGACTGTGTGCACCGTGGCCCGGGCTAAACGGATCATCACAGGTATTTGGGGGGTCACATCCCTCTATTGCCTACTCTGGTTCTTCTTGGTGGACCTCAATGTCCATGACAATCAGCGCCTGGAATGTGGCTACAAGGTGTCCCGAGACCTCTACCTGCCCATCTACCTGCTGGACTTCACTGTCTTCTTCATCGCACCCCTGCTGGTGACCATGGTGCTCTATGGGCTCATCGGGAGGATTTTATTTCAGAGCTCATTGTCCCAGGAGGCCTGGCAGAAGGCGAGACAACCCACTGGGCAGGGTGAGGGTGCACCAGGCAGTTGCCGCTCTAGGTCCAAGGGCTCCATGTCCTCCAGGAAGCAG GCCACCAGGATGCTGGCGGTGGTAGTGCTGCTTTTTGCCTTGCTGTGGACCCCCTACCGCACACTGGTGTTGCTCAACTCTTTCCTGGCCCAGCCTTTCTTGGATCCCTGGGTTCTGCTGTTCTGCCGCACCTGTGTCTACACCAACAGTGCCATCAACCCTGTCATCTACAGCCTTATGTCCCAGAAGTTCCGTGCGGCCTTCCTGAAGCTGTGCTGGTGCAAGGCAGCTGGGCCGCAGAAGCGTGCAGCATGTGTCACTGCCAGCAGCTTCAGTGCTGTCCAGGAGACCCCAGGAGGGACTGAGAAGATGCAGCTGGGCTCCAATGAGGCCTCAGGTCCCACAGCCGCTGGGTCCCTGCATTGCCAGCAAGAGCCCCACTTCAGTGTGCTCTGA